CTCGCCCACGGACCGCCGCGGCACCGCCCCGGCAGCAGGCAGGCCCTTCAACAGGAGACACCCATGGATACCGTTTCGATCAAGTCGCGCCAGAGCAGCGCGCTGCACACGCCGACCGATCTCGGCGCCCAGGCCACCACCGATATCGGCGCGGCGCTGAACGTCCTGCTGGCGGACACGTTCGCGCTCTACCTGAAGACCAAGAACTTCCACTGGCACCTGTCGGGGCCGCATTTCCGCGACTACCACCTGCTGCTCGACGAACAGGGCGACCAGATCTTCGCCACCACCGACGCGATCGCCGAGCGCGCGCGCAAGGTCGGCGCGACTACGCTGCGCTCGATCGGCCATATCCACCGCTTGCAGCGGCTGCTCGACAACG
This sequence is a window from Xanthomonas sp. CFBP 8443. Protein-coding genes within it:
- a CDS encoding DNA starvation/stationary phase protection protein, which encodes MDTVSIKSRQSSALHTPTDLGAQATTDIGAALNVLLADTFALYLKTKNFHWHLSGPHFRDYHLLLDEQGDQIFATTDAIAERARKVGATTLRSIGHIHRLQRLLDNDADYVTPQDMLAELAEDNRRLTGFLRATHAVCDEHHDVATTSLIEVWIDEAERRAWFLYESSRAAR